The following proteins are encoded in a genomic region of Gossypium hirsutum isolate 1008001.06 chromosome D05, Gossypium_hirsutum_v2.1, whole genome shotgun sequence:
- the LOC107906649 gene encoding syndetin isoform X2 produces MQQPNLFPFGSVLGNPFLLNGGVGDLSDGGFDSSRVFFLVPFLLFQGGGMDLSKVGEKLLSSVRSARSLGLLPSSPSSDRPEVPARAAAAAAVARALSGLPPDQRYSLPSSSEELMSIYGSKPQSQIVEDVEEKFYEEEFDPIKHVLEHIPSDENELEYFEKQATLRLAQLDRVAEQLSRNVMEHHEVMVKGMNLVRELEKDLKIANVICRNGRRHLTSSMNEVSRDLVVNTDSKKKQALMHLLPVLAELLHARDMQVSLESLVEEGNFCKAFQVLSEYLQLLDSFSELSAIQEMSRGVEVWLGRTLQKLDSLLLGVCQEFKEEGYLTVVDAYALIGDVSGLAEKIQSFFMQEVISETHSVLKSIILYEDQDVHMQNSRLTYSDLCLQIPESKFRQCLLRTLAVLFKIMCSYHEIMGFQLENKVLECPVTNAKLMKDGIPGSSSIKESTTATSSADTSGRMDSGNVESDKPVSDGRNGDGATSSSGSPWYQLRKEAITFVSQTLQRGRKNLWQLMTSRVSVLLSASAAASTSIHQFLKNYEDLSTFILAGEAFCGVEAFEFRQKLKGVCGNYFAAFHRQNVFALKMVLERETWLRLPPETAQIISFAGLVGDGAPLIAASDGRSSNSRVLRADKLANKVDTGAKKSGFSPWLRNGNPFLLKVSSSHKEAHNSSPLNGTTSVEYEGNADNIHGDVSPRGDENHINGANSISEEENEDLLADFIDEDSQLPSRISKPNLSRNYSPHFSNDDFTAQTGSSLCLLRSMDKYARLMQKLEIVNVEFFKGICQLFEMFFYFVFETFGLQNMNSSGKTLTDSLNYRLKTALSQVTQDCEEWIKTSSGSLSSSTAHADLTPTAPQNTNFGSPAGTSFGLKVGAVPDLVEHIHRTTARILLHINGYVDRIANAKWELKELGMEHNGYVDLLLGEFKHYKTRLAHGGIQKEVQDLLLDYGLEIVAETLIEGLSRVKRCTDEGRALMSLDLQVLINGLQHFVSINVKPKLQIVETFIKAYYLPETEYVHWARAHPEYSKNQIVGLINLVASMKGWKRKTRLEVLEKIE; encoded by the exons ATGCAGCAGCCGAATCTGTTCCCGTTCGGCAGCGTTTTGGGGAATCCGTTTTTGTTGAATGGCGGCGTTGGCGATTTAAGCGACGGTGGATTTGACAGCTCTAGGGTTTTCTTTTTGGTCCCTTTTTTGTTATTCCAAGGAGGTGGAATGGATTTGTCCAAGGTTGGGGAGAAACTCCTCAGCTCCGTGCGGTCCGCGCGATCACTTGGTCTCTTGCCTTCTTCTCCCTCTTCTGATCGGCCCGAG GTTCCAGCTCGAGCTGCAGCAGCAGCGGCTGTTGCTCGTGCTCTTTCAGGATTGCCACCTGATCAGAGATATAGTCTTCCATCGAGTTCTGAAGAACTGATGTCAATATATGGAAGCAAACCTCAGAGTCAAATAGTGGAAGACGTAGAGGAAAAATTCTATGAGGAG GAGTTTGATCCGATAAAACATGTCTTGGAGCATATTCCTTCTGATGAAAATGAACTAGAATATTTTGAGAAACAG GCCACACTTAGATTAGCTCAACTGGATAGAGTAGCAGAACAATTATCCCGCAATGTTATGGAGCATCATGAAGTAATGG TGAAGGGTATGAATTTGGTCAGGGAATTGGAgaaagacttgaagattgcaaATGTCATCTGCAGG AATGGCAGAAGGCATCTAACATCATCAATGAACGAGGTTTCTAGGGACCTTGTTGTGAATACTGATTCTAAGAAGAAACAGGCTCTTATG CACTTGCTTCCAGTACTAGCTGAGCTTCTTCATGCACGGGACATGCAAGTATCCCTTGAGTCTCTGGTCGAGGAAGGTAATTTCTGCAAG GCATTTCAAGTACTATCCGAGTATTTACAACTACTAGATAGCTTCTCAGAGCTTTCAGCAATACAAGAGATGAGCCGTGGGGTTGAG GTTTGGCTAGGAAGAACTCTTCAAAAGCTGGACTCACTCTTGTTAGGAGTTTGTCAGGAGTTTAAAGAAGAAGGCTATTTAACT GTGGTTGATGCTTATGCTTTAATAGGAGATGTCTCTGGTCTTGCCGAGAAGATACAAAGTTTTTTCATGCAAGAAGTTATCTCAGAAACCCACTCTGTCTTGAAGAGTATTATTCTCTATGAG GACCAAGATGTACATATGCAAAATAGCAG ACTTACCTACAGTGATCTATGCCTTCAGATACCTGAATCTAAGTTTAGACAGTGTTTGTTAAGGACACTAGCTGTCCTGTTCAAAATAATGTGTTCATATCATGAAATCATGGGCTTTCAGCTGGAGAATAAG GTTTTAGAGTGCCCAGTAACAAATGCCAAATTGATGAAAG ACGGGATACCAGGTTCATCTTCCATAAAGGAGTCTACAACAGCCACTTCCTCAGCTGATACATCTGGAAGGATGGATTCTGGAAATGTAGAATCTGATAAACCAGTTTCTGATGGTAGAAATGGCGATGGTGCTACATCAAGCAGTGGATCTCCATGGTATCAATTAAGGAAAGAAGCCATAACTTTTGTGTCACAAACTCTTCAGAGGGGACGTAAGAATCTTTGGCAACTTATGACTAGCCGAGTATCAGTACTGCTGTCTGCTTCTGCTGCTGCTTCTACAAGCAttcatcaatttttgaaaaactatGAAGATCTTAGCACATTCATCTTGGCTGGGGAAGCCTTCTGTGGAGTTGAGGCTTTTGAGTTCAGGCAGAAATTGAAGGGTGTCTGCGGAAATTATTTTGCTGCATTTCATCGGCAAAATGTATTT gCACTTAAAATGGTTTTGGAGAGAGAAACCTGGCTTAGATTGCCACCAGAGACGGCACAAATAATTAGTTTTGCTGGGCTAGTAGGTGATGGAGCACCCTTAATTGCTGCCTCTGATGGTAGGTCTTCTAATTCTAGGGTGCTTCGCGCTGACAAATTAGCAAACAAAGTTGACACAGGTGCCAAGAAGAGTGGATTTTCTCCTTGGCTTAGAAATGGAAACCCATTTTTGCTAAAAGTAAGCTCCAGTCACAAAGAGGCTCATAATTCCTCCCCACTTAATGGAACCACCTCTGTTGAATATGAGGGAAATGCTGATAATATTCATGGTGATGTCTCTCCTCGTGGTGATGAAAATCATATCAATGGTGCCAATTCCATCTCGGAAGAGGAAAACGAGGATTTACTTGCTGACTTTATTGATGAGGATAGTCAACTCCCTAGTCGAATTTCAAAACCCAACCTTTCAAGAAATTACTCTCCTCATTTCAGTAATGATGATTTTACAGCACAAACAGGATCATCTCTTTGTCTTCTGAG GTCGATGGATAAGTATGCAAGATTGATGCAGAAACTTGAAATAGTAAATGTTGAGTTTTTTAAG GGCATATGCCAGTTATTTGAgatgtttttctattttgtattTGAAACATTTGGTCTGCAAAACATGAATTCGAGTGGAAAGACCTTGACGGACTCTCTTAATT ATCGGTTAAAGACTGCCTTATCACAAGTAACGCAAGATTGTGAAGAGTGGATAAAAACTTCATCAGGATCCTTATCATCTTCAACCGCACATGCAGATTTGACACCCACTGCTCCTCAAAATAcaaattttggttctccagcAGGCACCTCCTTTGGTCTAAAG GTGGGTGCTGTGCCAGATCTTGTGGAGCACATACATAGGACAACTGCAAGAATACTGCTTCACATTAACGG GTATGTTGATCGAATTGCTAATGCAAAATGGGAATTGAAAGAGCTTGGGATGGAGCACAATGG GTATGTGGATTTGTTGTTGGGAGAATTTAAGCACTACAAAACAAGGCTTGCTCATGGAGGAATTCAGAAAGAG GTTCAAGACCTCCTATTGGACTACGGACTCGAAATTGTTGCAGAAACTCTTATTGAAGGTCTATCACGAGTGAAGCGATGCACTGATGAAGGACGAGCTCTCATGTCATTAGACCTTCAG GTTTTAATCAATGGCCTACAACACTTTGTCTCCATAAACGTGAAGCCAAAGTTACAGATTGTTGAAACTTTCATCAAG GCTTATTATCTACCTGAAACTGAATATGTACACTGGGCACGAGCTCATCCG GAATATAGCAAGAATCAGATTGTGGGGTTGATAAACCTTGTTGCTTCAATGAAAGGTTGGAAAAGAAAAACCAGGTTGGAAGTTCTGGAAAAGATCGAATGA
- the LOC107906649 gene encoding syndetin isoform X3, giving the protein MNLVRELEKDLKIANVICRNGRRHLTSSMNEVSRDLVVNTDSKKKQALMHLLPVLAELLHARDMQVSLESLVEEGNFCKAFQVLSEYLQLLDSFSELSAIQEMSRGVEVWLGRTLQKLDSLLLGVCQEFKEEGYLTVVDAYALIGDVSGLAEKIQSFFMQEVISETHSVLKSIILYEDQDVHMQNSRLTYSDLCLQIPESKFRQCLLRTLAVLFKIMCSYHEIMGFQLENKVLECPVTNAKLMKDGIPGSSSIKESTTATSSADTSGRMDSGNVESDKPVSDGRNGDGATSSSGSPWYQLRKEAITFVSQTLQRGRKNLWQLMTSRVSVLLSASAAASTSIHQFLKNYEDLSTFILAGEAFCGVEAFEFRQKLKGVCGNYFAAFHRQNVFALKMVLERETWLRLPPETAQIISFAGLVGDGAPLIAASDGRSSNSRVLRADKLANKVDTGAKKSGFSPWLRNGNPFLLKVSSSHKEAHNSSPLNGTTSVEYEGNADNIHGDVSPRGDENHINGANSISEEENEDLLADFIDEDSQLPSRISKPNLSRNYSPHFSNDDFTAQTGSSLCLLRSMDKYARLMQKLEIVNVEFFKGICQLFEMFFYFVFETFGLQNMNSSGKTLTDSLNYRLKTALSQVTQDCEEWIKTSSGSLSSSTAHADLTPTAPQNTNFGSPAGTSFGLKERCAGADTVALVARILHRSRTNLQSLLLKSNTAIVEDFFVHLVGAVPDLVEHIHRTTARILLHINGYVDRIANAKWELKELGMEHNGYVDLLLGEFKHYKTRLAHGGIQKEVQDLLLDYGLEIVAETLIEGLSRVKRCTDEGRALMSLDLQVLINGLQHFVSINVKPKLQIVETFIKAYYLPETEYVHWARAHPEYSKNQIVGLINLVASMKGWKRKTRLEVLEKIE; this is encoded by the exons ATGAATTTGGTCAGGGAATTGGAgaaagacttgaagattgcaaATGTCATCTGCAGG AATGGCAGAAGGCATCTAACATCATCAATGAACGAGGTTTCTAGGGACCTTGTTGTGAATACTGATTCTAAGAAGAAACAGGCTCTTATG CACTTGCTTCCAGTACTAGCTGAGCTTCTTCATGCACGGGACATGCAAGTATCCCTTGAGTCTCTGGTCGAGGAAGGTAATTTCTGCAAG GCATTTCAAGTACTATCCGAGTATTTACAACTACTAGATAGCTTCTCAGAGCTTTCAGCAATACAAGAGATGAGCCGTGGGGTTGAG GTTTGGCTAGGAAGAACTCTTCAAAAGCTGGACTCACTCTTGTTAGGAGTTTGTCAGGAGTTTAAAGAAGAAGGCTATTTAACT GTGGTTGATGCTTATGCTTTAATAGGAGATGTCTCTGGTCTTGCCGAGAAGATACAAAGTTTTTTCATGCAAGAAGTTATCTCAGAAACCCACTCTGTCTTGAAGAGTATTATTCTCTATGAG GACCAAGATGTACATATGCAAAATAGCAG ACTTACCTACAGTGATCTATGCCTTCAGATACCTGAATCTAAGTTTAGACAGTGTTTGTTAAGGACACTAGCTGTCCTGTTCAAAATAATGTGTTCATATCATGAAATCATGGGCTTTCAGCTGGAGAATAAG GTTTTAGAGTGCCCAGTAACAAATGCCAAATTGATGAAAG ACGGGATACCAGGTTCATCTTCCATAAAGGAGTCTACAACAGCCACTTCCTCAGCTGATACATCTGGAAGGATGGATTCTGGAAATGTAGAATCTGATAAACCAGTTTCTGATGGTAGAAATGGCGATGGTGCTACATCAAGCAGTGGATCTCCATGGTATCAATTAAGGAAAGAAGCCATAACTTTTGTGTCACAAACTCTTCAGAGGGGACGTAAGAATCTTTGGCAACTTATGACTAGCCGAGTATCAGTACTGCTGTCTGCTTCTGCTGCTGCTTCTACAAGCAttcatcaatttttgaaaaactatGAAGATCTTAGCACATTCATCTTGGCTGGGGAAGCCTTCTGTGGAGTTGAGGCTTTTGAGTTCAGGCAGAAATTGAAGGGTGTCTGCGGAAATTATTTTGCTGCATTTCATCGGCAAAATGTATTT gCACTTAAAATGGTTTTGGAGAGAGAAACCTGGCTTAGATTGCCACCAGAGACGGCACAAATAATTAGTTTTGCTGGGCTAGTAGGTGATGGAGCACCCTTAATTGCTGCCTCTGATGGTAGGTCTTCTAATTCTAGGGTGCTTCGCGCTGACAAATTAGCAAACAAAGTTGACACAGGTGCCAAGAAGAGTGGATTTTCTCCTTGGCTTAGAAATGGAAACCCATTTTTGCTAAAAGTAAGCTCCAGTCACAAAGAGGCTCATAATTCCTCCCCACTTAATGGAACCACCTCTGTTGAATATGAGGGAAATGCTGATAATATTCATGGTGATGTCTCTCCTCGTGGTGATGAAAATCATATCAATGGTGCCAATTCCATCTCGGAAGAGGAAAACGAGGATTTACTTGCTGACTTTATTGATGAGGATAGTCAACTCCCTAGTCGAATTTCAAAACCCAACCTTTCAAGAAATTACTCTCCTCATTTCAGTAATGATGATTTTACAGCACAAACAGGATCATCTCTTTGTCTTCTGAG GTCGATGGATAAGTATGCAAGATTGATGCAGAAACTTGAAATAGTAAATGTTGAGTTTTTTAAG GGCATATGCCAGTTATTTGAgatgtttttctattttgtattTGAAACATTTGGTCTGCAAAACATGAATTCGAGTGGAAAGACCTTGACGGACTCTCTTAATT ATCGGTTAAAGACTGCCTTATCACAAGTAACGCAAGATTGTGAAGAGTGGATAAAAACTTCATCAGGATCCTTATCATCTTCAACCGCACATGCAGATTTGACACCCACTGCTCCTCAAAATAcaaattttggttctccagcAGGCACCTCCTTTGGTCTAAAG GAAAGATGTGCAGGTGCTGATACTGTAGCTCTTGTAGCTCGGATATTGCATAGATCTAGAACTAATCTCCAATCATTGCTATTAAAGAGTAATACAGCTATAGTTGAAGATTTCTTTGTGCACCTG GTGGGTGCTGTGCCAGATCTTGTGGAGCACATACATAGGACAACTGCAAGAATACTGCTTCACATTAACGG GTATGTTGATCGAATTGCTAATGCAAAATGGGAATTGAAAGAGCTTGGGATGGAGCACAATGG GTATGTGGATTTGTTGTTGGGAGAATTTAAGCACTACAAAACAAGGCTTGCTCATGGAGGAATTCAGAAAGAG GTTCAAGACCTCCTATTGGACTACGGACTCGAAATTGTTGCAGAAACTCTTATTGAAGGTCTATCACGAGTGAAGCGATGCACTGATGAAGGACGAGCTCTCATGTCATTAGACCTTCAG GTTTTAATCAATGGCCTACAACACTTTGTCTCCATAAACGTGAAGCCAAAGTTACAGATTGTTGAAACTTTCATCAAG GCTTATTATCTACCTGAAACTGAATATGTACACTGGGCACGAGCTCATCCG GAATATAGCAAGAATCAGATTGTGGGGTTGATAAACCTTGTTGCTTCAATGAAAGGTTGGAAAAGAAAAACCAGGTTGGAAGTTCTGGAAAAGATCGAATGA
- the LOC107906649 gene encoding syndetin isoform X1, with protein sequence MQQPNLFPFGSVLGNPFLLNGGVGDLSDGGFDSSRVFFLVPFLLFQGGGMDLSKVGEKLLSSVRSARSLGLLPSSPSSDRPEVPARAAAAAAVARALSGLPPDQRYSLPSSSEELMSIYGSKPQSQIVEDVEEKFYEEEFDPIKHVLEHIPSDENELEYFEKQATLRLAQLDRVAEQLSRNVMEHHEVMVKGMNLVRELEKDLKIANVICRNGRRHLTSSMNEVSRDLVVNTDSKKKQALMHLLPVLAELLHARDMQVSLESLVEEGNFCKAFQVLSEYLQLLDSFSELSAIQEMSRGVEVWLGRTLQKLDSLLLGVCQEFKEEGYLTVVDAYALIGDVSGLAEKIQSFFMQEVISETHSVLKSIILYEDQDVHMQNSRLTYSDLCLQIPESKFRQCLLRTLAVLFKIMCSYHEIMGFQLENKVLECPVTNAKLMKDGIPGSSSIKESTTATSSADTSGRMDSGNVESDKPVSDGRNGDGATSSSGSPWYQLRKEAITFVSQTLQRGRKNLWQLMTSRVSVLLSASAAASTSIHQFLKNYEDLSTFILAGEAFCGVEAFEFRQKLKGVCGNYFAAFHRQNVFALKMVLERETWLRLPPETAQIISFAGLVGDGAPLIAASDGRSSNSRVLRADKLANKVDTGAKKSGFSPWLRNGNPFLLKVSSSHKEAHNSSPLNGTTSVEYEGNADNIHGDVSPRGDENHINGANSISEEENEDLLADFIDEDSQLPSRISKPNLSRNYSPHFSNDDFTAQTGSSLCLLRSMDKYARLMQKLEIVNVEFFKGICQLFEMFFYFVFETFGLQNMNSSGKTLTDSLNYRLKTALSQVTQDCEEWIKTSSGSLSSSTAHADLTPTAPQNTNFGSPAGTSFGLKERCAGADTVALVARILHRSRTNLQSLLLKSNTAIVEDFFVHLVGAVPDLVEHIHRTTARILLHINGYVDRIANAKWELKELGMEHNGYVDLLLGEFKHYKTRLAHGGIQKEVQDLLLDYGLEIVAETLIEGLSRVKRCTDEGRALMSLDLQVLINGLQHFVSINVKPKLQIVETFIKAYYLPETEYVHWARAHPEYSKNQIVGLINLVASMKGWKRKTRLEVLEKIE encoded by the exons ATGCAGCAGCCGAATCTGTTCCCGTTCGGCAGCGTTTTGGGGAATCCGTTTTTGTTGAATGGCGGCGTTGGCGATTTAAGCGACGGTGGATTTGACAGCTCTAGGGTTTTCTTTTTGGTCCCTTTTTTGTTATTCCAAGGAGGTGGAATGGATTTGTCCAAGGTTGGGGAGAAACTCCTCAGCTCCGTGCGGTCCGCGCGATCACTTGGTCTCTTGCCTTCTTCTCCCTCTTCTGATCGGCCCGAG GTTCCAGCTCGAGCTGCAGCAGCAGCGGCTGTTGCTCGTGCTCTTTCAGGATTGCCACCTGATCAGAGATATAGTCTTCCATCGAGTTCTGAAGAACTGATGTCAATATATGGAAGCAAACCTCAGAGTCAAATAGTGGAAGACGTAGAGGAAAAATTCTATGAGGAG GAGTTTGATCCGATAAAACATGTCTTGGAGCATATTCCTTCTGATGAAAATGAACTAGAATATTTTGAGAAACAG GCCACACTTAGATTAGCTCAACTGGATAGAGTAGCAGAACAATTATCCCGCAATGTTATGGAGCATCATGAAGTAATGG TGAAGGGTATGAATTTGGTCAGGGAATTGGAgaaagacttgaagattgcaaATGTCATCTGCAGG AATGGCAGAAGGCATCTAACATCATCAATGAACGAGGTTTCTAGGGACCTTGTTGTGAATACTGATTCTAAGAAGAAACAGGCTCTTATG CACTTGCTTCCAGTACTAGCTGAGCTTCTTCATGCACGGGACATGCAAGTATCCCTTGAGTCTCTGGTCGAGGAAGGTAATTTCTGCAAG GCATTTCAAGTACTATCCGAGTATTTACAACTACTAGATAGCTTCTCAGAGCTTTCAGCAATACAAGAGATGAGCCGTGGGGTTGAG GTTTGGCTAGGAAGAACTCTTCAAAAGCTGGACTCACTCTTGTTAGGAGTTTGTCAGGAGTTTAAAGAAGAAGGCTATTTAACT GTGGTTGATGCTTATGCTTTAATAGGAGATGTCTCTGGTCTTGCCGAGAAGATACAAAGTTTTTTCATGCAAGAAGTTATCTCAGAAACCCACTCTGTCTTGAAGAGTATTATTCTCTATGAG GACCAAGATGTACATATGCAAAATAGCAG ACTTACCTACAGTGATCTATGCCTTCAGATACCTGAATCTAAGTTTAGACAGTGTTTGTTAAGGACACTAGCTGTCCTGTTCAAAATAATGTGTTCATATCATGAAATCATGGGCTTTCAGCTGGAGAATAAG GTTTTAGAGTGCCCAGTAACAAATGCCAAATTGATGAAAG ACGGGATACCAGGTTCATCTTCCATAAAGGAGTCTACAACAGCCACTTCCTCAGCTGATACATCTGGAAGGATGGATTCTGGAAATGTAGAATCTGATAAACCAGTTTCTGATGGTAGAAATGGCGATGGTGCTACATCAAGCAGTGGATCTCCATGGTATCAATTAAGGAAAGAAGCCATAACTTTTGTGTCACAAACTCTTCAGAGGGGACGTAAGAATCTTTGGCAACTTATGACTAGCCGAGTATCAGTACTGCTGTCTGCTTCTGCTGCTGCTTCTACAAGCAttcatcaatttttgaaaaactatGAAGATCTTAGCACATTCATCTTGGCTGGGGAAGCCTTCTGTGGAGTTGAGGCTTTTGAGTTCAGGCAGAAATTGAAGGGTGTCTGCGGAAATTATTTTGCTGCATTTCATCGGCAAAATGTATTT gCACTTAAAATGGTTTTGGAGAGAGAAACCTGGCTTAGATTGCCACCAGAGACGGCACAAATAATTAGTTTTGCTGGGCTAGTAGGTGATGGAGCACCCTTAATTGCTGCCTCTGATGGTAGGTCTTCTAATTCTAGGGTGCTTCGCGCTGACAAATTAGCAAACAAAGTTGACACAGGTGCCAAGAAGAGTGGATTTTCTCCTTGGCTTAGAAATGGAAACCCATTTTTGCTAAAAGTAAGCTCCAGTCACAAAGAGGCTCATAATTCCTCCCCACTTAATGGAACCACCTCTGTTGAATATGAGGGAAATGCTGATAATATTCATGGTGATGTCTCTCCTCGTGGTGATGAAAATCATATCAATGGTGCCAATTCCATCTCGGAAGAGGAAAACGAGGATTTACTTGCTGACTTTATTGATGAGGATAGTCAACTCCCTAGTCGAATTTCAAAACCCAACCTTTCAAGAAATTACTCTCCTCATTTCAGTAATGATGATTTTACAGCACAAACAGGATCATCTCTTTGTCTTCTGAG GTCGATGGATAAGTATGCAAGATTGATGCAGAAACTTGAAATAGTAAATGTTGAGTTTTTTAAG GGCATATGCCAGTTATTTGAgatgtttttctattttgtattTGAAACATTTGGTCTGCAAAACATGAATTCGAGTGGAAAGACCTTGACGGACTCTCTTAATT ATCGGTTAAAGACTGCCTTATCACAAGTAACGCAAGATTGTGAAGAGTGGATAAAAACTTCATCAGGATCCTTATCATCTTCAACCGCACATGCAGATTTGACACCCACTGCTCCTCAAAATAcaaattttggttctccagcAGGCACCTCCTTTGGTCTAAAG GAAAGATGTGCAGGTGCTGATACTGTAGCTCTTGTAGCTCGGATATTGCATAGATCTAGAACTAATCTCCAATCATTGCTATTAAAGAGTAATACAGCTATAGTTGAAGATTTCTTTGTGCACCTG GTGGGTGCTGTGCCAGATCTTGTGGAGCACATACATAGGACAACTGCAAGAATACTGCTTCACATTAACGG GTATGTTGATCGAATTGCTAATGCAAAATGGGAATTGAAAGAGCTTGGGATGGAGCACAATGG GTATGTGGATTTGTTGTTGGGAGAATTTAAGCACTACAAAACAAGGCTTGCTCATGGAGGAATTCAGAAAGAG GTTCAAGACCTCCTATTGGACTACGGACTCGAAATTGTTGCAGAAACTCTTATTGAAGGTCTATCACGAGTGAAGCGATGCACTGATGAAGGACGAGCTCTCATGTCATTAGACCTTCAG GTTTTAATCAATGGCCTACAACACTTTGTCTCCATAAACGTGAAGCCAAAGTTACAGATTGTTGAAACTTTCATCAAG GCTTATTATCTACCTGAAACTGAATATGTACACTGGGCACGAGCTCATCCG GAATATAGCAAGAATCAGATTGTGGGGTTGATAAACCTTGTTGCTTCAATGAAAGGTTGGAAAAGAAAAACCAGGTTGGAAGTTCTGGAAAAGATCGAATGA